The DNA region cacttccttggccagctcacagtggtgcaccagtctgaagatgttcttacttattccattgaacaatgcattcaaggccttagaatttccaagagctaatgcctcttgctccttgtcccactcttcttcaggaatttgtATACTAACTCCATCGTTACCTatcttcgttggatgttcccatcctttgttaacagctctccagactttgttatctagagaccttaagaaggctatcatacgaggcttccagtcatcatagttagaaccatccagcatgggtggtctatttgagtgtcctatatccttgtccatggtactagaaagtaacttccctagatctcacctagaaattaacaggcagggtgcctgctctgatgccaattgaaattctagttaacggactttcgatgtcacacgggttgttatgacatccaattctgcacagacaagaatgATGCAGAACTTAAAACGTAaatgcagtaaataacacaaggaattgtttacccagttcggtccaacgtgacctacgtctgggggctaccaagccagggaggaaatccattattagtagtattaattcagaccttaaaccaactgtttaaccctatcacttaatacctacccaatgcaatttcaatcttacactaagatcagagttcctactcactccccctcaatcacctcagtgattacaacctttaattaagattaaagacaattttgaagtcacacttcaaacaactcttgattgtgcttaacagctttaatcaagatacacaacactcacgcttaaaagcttagagtgacacaacacttacaactcaatgaataccttataccaatgcaatcatctcagtgataatagcttggcttacaagacacgtctaatacaagacacacaaaaatacagcagtgaagtataatggacaaataaaatcttcacgcctaaaaacCCCTGAGTTCTaaaagaaggattgccatccttttatattgcagtacttgggccttgtacttgtatttcctgaatttaaggtcaagcgagttaacctaaattccacaactaggttactaacaaataggctatttgttaggttcattaattgtagcttagttgttggtttcctggattttagctcagctattgacttcctgaagaatagcctgagaaaaatgctgaaacagaaaaactaaacaacctacaatttagcatacgctgtcaggaatgaatgtcacaacattcagtttgacgtccaaaacatagaccatatgctaagtctgtttttcctgaaaacagactgtacaaatttgttgtactgtacagaaccaatctgtccatacttcagtatcagcgtacattaataaatgtcagaacatccaatttgacatttacacatagagccttacatcaggtgtgttatcctcttgataagcagtctgagctgcatactgaaatgtagcagaaaaccaatctgcctattgttcagtatatgctgtcaatgatgaatatcataacatccagtttgacattcagacagtaggccttatgtcaggtctgttatttccttgataaacagactgaaaataaatactgagttatagcagaacaccaactgttctattcctcaatatctgctgacagggatgaatgtcataacatccagtttgacattcaataaatcatgtattagctaaacctgcagtatactactcaagtatgtcatgacatcagccaagacatcagagtacagctagatattctaacatacaatgcagtcaaacaaacatctccacagcatgtcatgacatcagtcaagacattagaatccagctagtgttttaccatacaatgcagccaattaaacatctacagCCCGACTTGCAGGTAGCGGTGCATGTCAACAGGTTGGCATAGATTGTGGAATGACTTTTAGTCCGGTTGTTAAACCAGCCACCATTTGAATAGTACTCAGTCTTTCCTTATCTAAAGCATGGAAAATTCATCAGTTAGACGTCAAGAATGCCTTTCTACATGGTGAACTCAAAAAAATAGTGTATATGCATCAACCTTTAGGATTTAAAGATCCAAACCATCCTCATCATGTTTGCCGTCTGCGAAAATCTTTGTTGGGCTCAAGCAAGCTCTAAGAGCTTGGTACAAACAATTTGCAAATTATGTATATGATATCAGATTCTCTCAAAGCAAGTAAGACAACTCTCTTTTCATCTACCAGAAAGATACTCACATGGCATATCTTCTTCTTTATGTCGATGACATCATTCTCATCGCTTCTTTTGATGATCTTCGCAAGTCTATAATATCACGACTCAGCTCTGAATTTGCTATGAAAGACTTGGGACCACTACATTATTCTTTGGGTATTGCAGTTACTCGACATGATGGTGGTTTGTTCTTATCTCAGAaaaagtatgcaaatgaaattcTTCAGCGAGCAGGCATGTCATCATCCAAATCATGTCCCACTCTGGTTAACACTAGACCGAAGCTTAGCACCAAGACTAACACTTCCTATGAAGACCCATCATTATATCGTAGCCTTGCTGGTGCTCTCCAATACCTCACTTTCATGAGACCCAACATCACATATGCGGTGCAACAAATATGCCTTTTTATGCATGATCCCATGGACGATCACATGCACTCTCTTCGACTCATTTTGTGTTACATTCAAGGAACTAGTCACTACAGTTTACATTTATATCCATCATCCACTACATCATTGATTTCTTACACAAATGCTGACTGGGGAGGATGTCCCGACACTAGACACTCTACTTCAGGCTATTGTGTTTTTCTTGGAGACAACTTACTATCATGGTCGTCTAAACGTCAACCCACACTGTCCCGATCCAATGCTGAAGCTGAGTATCATGGAGTTGCCAATGTCGTATCTGAGTCATGCTAGTTACGTAACCTACTCCTCGAACTACATTGTCTGATACACAAAGCTACTATGGTATACTGTGATAACGTTAATGCCATATATCTTTCCGATAATCCTGTTCAACATCAACGTACAAAACACATCGAGATTGACATTCACTTTGTACATGAAAAAGTAACTCGCGGACAGATACATGTCTTACATGTTCCATCGCGCTATCAAATTGCGGATATATTCACCAAGGATCTTCCTTTAATACTCTTTCAAGATTTTCGAGATAGTTTAAGTGTACGACAACCTCCCGCTTCAACTACGGGGGTGTGACAGAACATGACAACACAAATGTCTATATTTGGAACAAATATTGTACATTAAGTTAAAGAATATTTATATTGATTAGGCATAAATTAATTTCCTATTATACAATTGTAATTCTTGTATATAATACATGTTTATGATCAATAAAATGGAGTGAAATATTTTCCTATAATCCTCACtggaaaaaaaaattaatgtACCAAAGATAACAATGACAAATTTAATTCGAAATTGTTAGCCTATGCGATATGATACGCAAACTATAAAGAGAATGTTTGGtaacaaagaaaacaaaagaaaaaattagTCTAATCGATAGAGAGAAAAAAAAGTCAATATCTAAACAAAGTCTCTAGCAACTACGAAAAAAAAATATAGGCTTGAAGTGCACAATTTAGATCTAGTAGTAAAAATATTTCATGAAAACTTGTAACGATTACCCATTCTTTTTTATCTTTTAGTTAGCTAAAATATATAATTTAGTTGATATAGTTTTCTTTTGGATATTTAAACTTTGTACAAAACAAGTATTAGGATTTGGTTTGATTATCATTCATAAACATTATAAATTTCATAATAACTATTTTTCTTTAAAAGTATATAAATGTATCTTGAACCAATGAATGACATATTTTTTTGATGGATTTATTGAAAAGACACTATAAATGTCTATTTAAAAAGGACACCAAATCTTAAGACAATCAAAACTACTTTCATATTTTGATTCTTCCGTTTAATCTTATGTATCAGATATTAACGTTCTCATTTCAACTCAACCATTAATATCAAATATTATGCTTATTTTTATAAAAGCATAACAATTACTCCGTCcgttttttttattataagtcgttttttatttttcacatgtattaagaaatgtaataattatgATATGAAAAAGATAAATTATGAGAGATTTTACAAAATTATCCTTCATTAATGATATTGAAAAGACAAATTGATATAATTAAAAAGAGggagaataataaatatttaagggtataatagaaaaaataacattaatgattcattGGTATTATATTGTgatacaaaatattttttcaaaatgacatataataaaaaacggaggtagTAGATATTATGCTTATTTTTATAAAAGCATAATAAATACACAAGATCAGAGTAGAGGTTTAAGATCCTTACCGATGAAAAGAACTTATGGAAAATTTATCATTGAATATTCCTCATACTCCAGATCATAGTTGACATAAATATTATACTAGCTCAGTTTCAATAGACTATTTcacaaaaattaaaaaataaaaataaaaaagagaataatatttttattaaaatatatttattaaatattaaaaatgataaaaataatattaattatagagtaaaattgaaaaaacatattaaaaattaaaataaattattcattttaaaatatcattttatttcaaataaatCACTCATGGTAGAATGGAAAGATGgtttagaaaaataaataaagaataaAGTAGAAAAGAGATCTTTTAACAACTTTTGCCGTTTTTATTGGCTCTTTCAACAACTTTCGGCATTGAGTCTTCAACACTTGAATTTATTCTTCCTTCACTTTTACATTACTGAAACAAAGATAAATAATAGATATGGTtgtaaaataaaaataaaaccacactaaaaataataattataaatcTTAAATATAGATATAAATTAAACTTATCAAATTTATTTATTCTTAAATCATTGCTTACCCTCCAACAATTTCTTAGATAAAAAATATTAAGAccaaatattaaaataaaaatagatgAGCAAAATATAATCATACATAAGTTAAGTTAGAATTTAAAGCTCCTCTAGCTCACAAGCATGCATTTTCATGTTTGCAATGATCATACAAAATCCATACTTAAATTATTCGAGTTTATCATTATTAGAATTTATATTGAACTTGTAATTAAATTTCTGTCATTACCTGCTAGTTTTCCAAAAATAACATAATTTAATTGTCGGGTCATTTTAGTTGGATTTTGAGTTGTATTTTTTGTTATTCTTTCAATGTATAAATACTCTTGTAATATTTCCAATTCCAATTAATGCCAAATTTACTATTCATCCAATATCATTCTCTTCTCTCTAATTCTCTCTcaacttcatcttccccaattTCTTATCTTCCACCATTGTCAAACCTCCAATTTGAGTCTTTATGTTCTAACATTTGACATCAAAAGCTTTGGTTGTTGATCTTAATCCGCTGCAACAATGGCAACCGTTTCCAATGATCGAATTCCCACCAATCTCCGATTCTTGATTCGAAGAACTATGATAAATGGGCGAAACAAATGGAGGTCTTGTTTGGTTATCAAGAGGTGCTTGAGATCGTCGTCAATGGAGTTACACAATTAGGGGCAGAGACTACCGAGATTCAAAGAGCTACAcacaaagaagagaagaagaaggattacAAAGCCCTATTCTTGATTCATTCGTGTGTTGATAACGACAATTTCGAGAAGGTCGGCGATTGTGAATCGGTGAAGCAAGCATGAGAAATCTTGGAGAAAACATATGTCGGTGCCGTCAAAGCGAAGGTTGTAAGGTTACAAACTTACAAGCGACTGTTCGAGTTAACACAAATGGAAGACAAAGAAACGATCAACGACTACATTACGTGCATTACCCGGTTAgttaatcaaatcaaatcttGTGGGAAAACGATTCTTGATCAGAATGTTGTATCGAAAGTATTGCATTCGTTAACGTCGCGTTTCGACAACATAGTTGTGGCTATTGAAGAATCAAAGGATCTAACAATTTTGAGCAAGGATGAATTACAAAGTTCGTTAGAGGCACATGAACAAAGGATGGATGAGAGAGGCACCGACAAAGCCAAAGCGGAGATTACTTTGCAAGCGTGTTTCAATGAAAAGAATAAGAGGTCGAAAGGAAAATTTGCGGCGAGAGGTAAATcaaattttcagaattttggtTCAAACGATTCGCAAAATTCAAAGCATTCGACGAGTGAAAAGGGTGAAAGTAGCTTCAAGAATAGTGGTCATGGCAATGGTTTTAAGAAGCGTGATATGAGTAAGGTGCAATGCTACAAGTGTAGAAAGTTTGGACACTTTGCAAATTCGTGTCGTGGTAAATCGAATGAGAATCACAATAATGAAGCCAAGGTTGGTAGGGAAGAGGTAGATGATGAGGACACACTTCTAGTAATCACGGAGGAGAGTTATGGCATTACGGATGTTCATGGCAGCAACTACAGTAGTGACAGTTTGTGGGACAACAGTTGTACCGTTCCGAAAAATAGCGAGAAAACGCATTCGAATCGAAGTGCATTGGTTACCGTTTGTGATGGAGTCCAAGGGAGAGGTGAGTGATACTTGGATTCCGGTTGTTCAACACATATGACAGGTCGAAAAGATTGGTTTGTGAAAATCAATCAAGCGGCACAAAGTAAAGTCAAATTTGTCGACGACACCACTTTAAGCGCCGAAGGGGTAGGAGATGTTTTGATCGGAAAAAGGAATGGTGGATATTCAAGGATAAAAGATGTCTTGTATATACCGGGAATTAAGTGTAATCTTTTAAGCATTGGCCAATTACTTGAAAGAGAATACAAAATTCGTTTGGAGGACAAGATTTTACGCATTTTGGATTCAAATGGTGTGTTGATTCTAAAAGCGTCGATGGCTGCCAATAGAACCTTTAAGGTTGAGTTAAAGGTTATGAAGCATCGTTGTCTAGCTACCGCGGCAAGTAGAGATGAGTGGTTATGGCATTACCGTCTTGATCACCTTAATTTAGGGATCTAAGAATG from Lathyrus oleraceus cultivar Zhongwan6 chromosome 1, CAAS_Psat_ZW6_1.0, whole genome shotgun sequence includes:
- the LOC127109369 gene encoding uncharacterized mitochondrial protein AtMg00810-like; amino-acid sequence: MAYLLLYVDDIILIASFDDLRKSIISRLSSEFAMKDLGPLHYSLGIAVTRHDGGLFLSQKKYANEILQRAGMSSSKSCPTLVNTRPKLSTKTNTSYEDPSLYRSLAGALQYLTFMRPNITYAVQQICLFMHDPMDDHMHSLRLILCYIQGTSHYSLHLYPSSTTSLISYTNADWGGCPDTRHSTSGYCVFLGDNLLSWSSKRQPTLSRSNAEAEYHGVANVVSESC
- the LOC127109385 gene encoding uncharacterized protein LOC127109385 is translated as MEDKETINDYITCITRLVNQIKSCGKTILDQNVVSKVLHSLTSRFDNIVVAIEESKDLTILSKDELQSSLEAHEQRMDERGTDKAKAEITLQACFNEKNKRSKGKFAARGKSNFQNFGSNDSQNSKHSTSEKGESSFKNSGHGNGFKKRDMSKVQCYKCRKFGHFANSCRGKSNENHNNEAKVGREEVDDEDTLLVITEESYGITDVHGSNYSSDSLWDNSCTVPKNSEKTHSNRSALVTVCDGVQGRGRKDWFVKINQAAQSKVKFVDDTTLSAEGVGDVLIGKRNGGYSRIKDVLYIPGIKCNLLSIGQLLEREYKIRLEDKILRILDSNGVLILKASMAANRTFKVELKVMKHRCLATAASRDEWLWHYRLDHLNLGI